One part of the Pirellulales bacterium genome encodes these proteins:
- a CDS encoding BBP7 family outer membrane beta-barrel protein, whose amino-acid sequence MNLRLYVCLAALCGAGQAAAAEQPTVVTQPYTQSLEPARSADKPSRALKARPAKGPVKTSSAQAERARAALAQSRMVRLAQASKKDEPADTPSDPFEETTPPADEPATPSEEMETPLGAEPPTRPDDQVFEINPGDEPQPAEVPAERSNTKPGRKEPTAAPPKAPAKQIPRSEPHAAPPAGRPGQPEEVAPPRSGVPSRNGGPPPAEFAPSAEEPFYEESEPYFDGEGCDGCTSCEEAVGSCGYWENFCYPPISMHPPRGSWVTVDYLMWWSRGQSLPALVTTGDRGGALTDPALSMLFGNDRVDNGIRSGGRINVGTWLNMEQTWGLGASFLQMQNVSTNFSATSNGFPTLARPFVNSQTGADDSSVVAQSNILSGGIQARTTGSFVAGDAYFRRALAFKPGRRIDALFGWRYMQLDDSLQINDHSLSLDSTNPQVPLGTVFTGQDQFRTRNIFNGAELGLMSERRRGIWSLNTVAKVSLGNMNQTVLINGSHTTTEPGVTPFTGPGSLLTQPSNIGHYQRNVFAAVPEVTLNLGVQITPRLRGTVGYSLIYISNVVQSGRQANLSIDPTQISGGTGTQPSFQFHDNTFWLQGLNFGLNYQF is encoded by the coding sequence ATGAATCTACGTCTCTACGTGTGCCTGGCTGCGCTGTGTGGCGCCGGCCAGGCCGCGGCCGCGGAACAGCCGACGGTTGTGACGCAGCCGTACACGCAGTCATTGGAACCGGCGCGATCGGCCGACAAGCCAAGCCGCGCCCTCAAAGCGCGCCCGGCGAAGGGGCCGGTCAAGACATCCTCGGCCCAGGCCGAGCGGGCCCGAGCGGCGCTTGCGCAATCGCGGATGGTCCGCCTGGCCCAGGCATCGAAAAAGGACGAGCCAGCGGACACACCCTCGGATCCGTTCGAGGAAACCACGCCTCCGGCCGACGAGCCGGCTACTCCCTCAGAAGAAATGGAAACGCCTCTCGGAGCCGAACCGCCCACCCGCCCGGACGACCAGGTCTTCGAGATAAATCCCGGCGACGAACCTCAGCCGGCGGAAGTGCCCGCCGAACGATCAAATACTAAGCCCGGCCGCAAAGAGCCGACCGCCGCACCGCCGAAAGCGCCCGCCAAGCAAATACCGCGCTCCGAACCGCACGCGGCGCCACCGGCGGGTCGCCCTGGGCAGCCGGAGGAAGTGGCGCCGCCGCGCAGTGGCGTGCCGTCGCGTAACGGCGGACCACCGCCGGCCGAATTCGCGCCGTCGGCAGAGGAACCTTTCTATGAGGAATCGGAGCCGTATTTCGACGGAGAGGGCTGCGACGGCTGCACTTCTTGCGAAGAGGCCGTCGGTTCCTGCGGCTACTGGGAAAACTTTTGCTATCCACCGATTTCCATGCACCCACCGAGAGGGAGCTGGGTGACGGTCGACTACCTGATGTGGTGGAGCCGCGGCCAATCGTTACCGGCCTTGGTGACAACCGGCGATCGCGGCGGGGCGCTTACCGATCCCGCCCTCTCGATGCTGTTCGGCAACGATCGCGTCGATAATGGCATCCGCTCCGGCGGCCGGATTAACGTGGGCACCTGGCTCAATATGGAACAAACCTGGGGCCTCGGCGCGTCGTTCTTGCAGATGCAGAACGTGTCCACGAACTTCAGTGCCACGAGCAATGGATTTCCGACGTTGGCACGTCCGTTCGTCAACTCGCAAACCGGAGCAGACGACTCCTCGGTCGTGGCCCAGTCGAATATTCTCAGCGGCGGAATTCAGGCCCGCACCACTGGCAGCTTCGTGGCGGGGGATGCCTATTTTCGCCGCGCCTTGGCCTTCAAACCTGGCCGGCGGATTGATGCGCTCTTTGGTTGGAGATACATGCAGCTGGACGATTCACTGCAGATTAATGACCACTCGTTGTCGCTCGACTCGACCAATCCGCAGGTGCCGCTGGGCACGGTCTTTACCGGCCAGGATCAATTTCGCACCCGCAACATTTTTAACGGTGCGGAGCTGGGGTTAATGAGCGAGCGCCGCCGCGGCATCTGGTCGTTGAACACAGTGGCCAAAGTGTCACTGGGCAATATGAACCAAACAGTGCTGATCAACGGCAGCCACACAACCACCGAGCCCGGCGTGACTCCCTTTACAGGCCCGGGAAGTTTACTGACGCAACCCAGCAATATCGGCCACTACCAGCGCAACGTTTTCGCCGCCGTGCCCGAGGTGACTTTGAATCTGGGAGTTCAGATCACGCCCCGCCTGCGCGGTACGGTCGGTTACTCGTTGATCTACATCAGCAATGTCGTGCAATCGGGACGACAGGCCAACCTGTCGATCGATCCGACGCAAATCTCGGGAGGCACGGGCACACAGCCCTCCTTCCAGTTCCACGACAACACCTTCTGGCTGCAAGGTTTGAACTTCGGTTTGAATTACCAGTTCTAG
- a CDS encoding glycosyltransferase family 87 protein has product MRIEPTPSLSPRAARLIALGMCALVPLAAVEFFLCVFRYDNDFLWHRLLGISFLQDQLYDAFGHHYLPARAMIDAATAWMPYRLDRAIWLLATCAGLAWCVRFWSDFERRPVPAWAIPALLALAVTGSYVHRDLVECGLQLFLLELLSVALWGLLHGRSSLCGLSLGLAAVYKVTPLIFLPFLLWKRQWRAAGWMAGSTVFFCLLPGLFVGWQRNIELHSQWFDYAGRLMAQDDPAENGIEPATMHNQSLPVMLARLVEDFPEGHPLYIGRGPLARWARFDPLSAKRFMQGALLVFALGLAWRFRRSIDLTDGGEAIAWEWSAMCSLTALLSPMCWLQHLVLVIPTALLFAQYAAAGRARRWQWNAAGAATALMLLVHKDLLGLTLCDLLSSYQPHTVASVLLVVLAIGTRSPGPSANAAEEVSPNGYSLAA; this is encoded by the coding sequence ATGCGCATCGAACCGACTCCATCCTTGTCGCCGCGTGCCGCGCGCCTGATCGCGCTGGGGATGTGCGCGCTCGTGCCGCTGGCGGCTGTGGAATTCTTTCTGTGCGTTTTTCGTTATGACAACGACTTCCTGTGGCATCGCTTGCTCGGAATCTCGTTCCTTCAGGACCAGCTGTACGACGCCTTCGGCCATCATTATCTACCAGCGCGGGCGATGATCGACGCCGCTACGGCGTGGATGCCGTATCGGCTGGACCGCGCCATCTGGCTCTTGGCAACGTGCGCGGGACTGGCGTGGTGTGTCAGATTCTGGTCGGATTTCGAAAGGCGACCCGTTCCCGCCTGGGCAATTCCCGCTCTCCTGGCACTGGCTGTGACCGGGTCTTACGTCCATCGCGACCTGGTCGAATGCGGCTTGCAGCTGTTCTTGCTGGAATTGCTTTCCGTGGCTCTGTGGGGATTGCTGCACGGGCGATCCTCGCTGTGCGGACTGTCGTTGGGTCTGGCCGCGGTCTACAAAGTCACGCCGCTCATCTTTCTGCCGTTCCTGCTCTGGAAGCGCCAATGGCGCGCCGCAGGCTGGATGGCTGGATCAACCGTTTTCTTTTGCCTGTTGCCGGGCCTCTTTGTGGGTTGGCAGCGGAATATCGAGTTGCATTCACAATGGTTTGACTATGCCGGCCGTCTGATGGCGCAAGACGACCCGGCCGAAAATGGCATCGAACCGGCAACGATGCACAACCAGTCACTGCCCGTGATGCTGGCGCGACTGGTGGAGGATTTTCCAGAGGGTCATCCTCTGTACATTGGTCGCGGACCGCTCGCACGCTGGGCGCGTTTCGATCCGCTATCCGCCAAGCGCTTCATGCAAGGGGCGCTGCTGGTGTTTGCCCTGGGGCTGGCGTGGCGCTTCCGGCGGTCAATTGACCTGACGGACGGTGGCGAAGCAATCGCCTGGGAGTGGTCCGCGATGTGCTCTCTCACGGCGCTTTTGTCACCTATGTGCTGGCTTCAGCACCTGGTGCTGGTCATTCCCACGGCTTTACTGTTCGCACAATATGCCGCTGCAGGTCGAGCCCGACGGTGGCAATGGAATGCGGCCGGAGCGGCCACGGCGCTGATGTTGTTGGTTCACAAGGACCTGTTGGGCTTGACACTCTGTGACCTGCTCAGCTCGTACCAGCCTCACACCGTGGCAAGCGTCCTGTTGGTGGTGCTGGCTATAGGCACTCGGTCGCCCGGTCCGTCGGCAAATGCTGCCGAGGAAGTATCTCCCAACGGTTACAGCCTGGCAGCTTGA